GTATTTTGTTCACAAATGTTTAGGAGTAACAAGGTAGTTAATGCGCAAAGACACAGAACATTTACCTGGACCACATCCTCTTTAGACTCAAATTGAGAAATCAGAATGTTCTTGCCGTCAGGAATACGTGTTGTGGAAACGTGCAGGCGGCCGCTGGCGAGCAGATGTGCATTGTCCGGTAGGATTCGGCGCAGCACCTGCTCTATCCACTTAAAAGTATCTACAGAGGGATGCAGCGGTCCCAGAACGTGCCCCCTGGAAACCCTGGCGAATTTTATCATCTCGTCTCGCACACGACCTAACAGAGACACGACAATGATGTAACCCGTGTACACTTTCTTCTTACCTGATTGGCAAGGTATGAGCCATTGGTACACTTAAAACAGGCTTTGCTTCTCACAGCTCCCTATGAATTTAAGTAGACTTAAATGGACATGGGCAAAGCTATTTCTTGCTGTTTACATCGGTAAtaatttaattgcaaaaatgGACGGGTGCAGAACTGCTAACTTAAGTCGGAGGGCTGGTCACACTCACCCATGTTTGTTCCACACACAACTGCAGCGGCTGCCAAGGACCCAGCAGACGCTCCATACACTTCGGGTGCTCCTTGCAGCACCTCCGGGGCGACATCCAAAAGACACTGTGCTACACCAAGCTGATAAACTGCCAGGAACCCCGAaccagagaaagagatggaaagcGGTGCTTTCCCAGAAAGCGCCCCAGTTCCTGACTTCGGCGACATGATGACTGTGCTCTGAAAACCAGCTAACTGAAAATGTCCCGTTCCACTATTTATGTGTTTAGATTTGCCAATGTTCGACTTCTGTAACAAATTAATGCTAacaaattttttttctctgaaatgtcaATGCACACAATTGACTGTGGAAGGCACAGCTAAAGTATGCTAAACCAGTAGGGCAGCAAAGTCCCAGCTAATCAGATTCAATACATCTTTAAGTCTGTGCTCATTTATGCCAAGGTTAAGCATTTTCCACTTTATGCCCAGTCAAAGTCTTCAATTAAGTACCAAACCTGGGATGAAACAATTGGCAAAACAAATATGGTTCAAAgtgaaataattgaaaattaaaagcTTTCCTTTCCCTGATTTACGCACAGGAAGAACTCACTAGGTCTAGATATTTGCCTCACCGCCTTTTATACCCAAAAGGAGAAGCTGAAAGTGTGGAATTAATTGATCTGTAATTTACCATacaaaatttcacaaatttGACTTGCCACCCTTATCAAATTTTGACTGGTCTGTTCCAGATTGAACTGATATTGTGCCTCATTTTTGGTACATGTGACACATCTTCCCTTTCATTCTCTTCTGTATGACCTGAGGTTACCCCTTTCAGCACTATTTACCATGCAAGACTCCCAATTTGGTATCAAAGACAGGTCTGTGTTTGTACCAAGTGTGGTATAACAGGCATATTTTTCTCACTCTTGTGAAATATGCTTCCTAAGGCAATGACCTGTAGCCTCCACAATACCCACCTTAATTTTACACAATACATGCTTTAAAGTATTACATCATTTACTGGTGAAGTGAATTTTTTGCAGGCCCCATTTCAAGGTACTGCACCCCAAAGAAATGAGTAAAACCACTCAGCTGGGAGAAATAAAGAACACAGAATGTAGAAAAAAGATTGTTAAAGCACTGAGATGACATGGAACCCTCACTTAATattgtgtatatgtacacaACAGACATGGCTATCCTTATATGAAATTACCATTCTTTAGGGCTTCTTTGGTGTTTTGATGTCCAAgagaaatgtttaatttaaccTCGATATCTGCTTTATCAATTTTGAGTAAACACATTAAGCAAGCAGTACCTGGACATTTGCTAAAGAAACATCTCTGCAGcaaaccagatttttttttttttttttgcatagaaatgaagaaaattcaTTTTGGCTCAAAACAGTTAGCTGTTGTGCACCCAGTAGAATTAGCCAAAAGCTGGTACAACTTACAAAAAGGATGGATATACAAGGAAAGGTAGCCTCCTGGCTAACTGTTTTGGAAGTCATGcaacatgtgtctgtgttactAAATCCAGCTAGTTGTCTTCAGAAAATTGACAGACTGTGAGTAGTTAGGCTTGGCTCCCACAAACACCTGTCACCATAATAGTTTCAATGAAACAGCTACAATATTATAAAAATTGTACTACAAGTCATACCATACTTGCAGTATTGTCACACTGTTCAAACAGAATGTTTCTCAATCGACTTTATGACTTTAGAAAACGTATGCCTTGTCTCCAACTGTATATGGGTCCAAAGTATGTATAGTAGTATTACATGCAAAGAAAAACTTTCCCACCAGATGAAAAATATGGTTCTCAAGTGAGCTGCCTGCAGTACTATACTAAGAAAAATCCTTGAAAAGCCTAGTCAGAACACAGTCAGTTCTAAATTGGTGAGGTTAGAAGCAACTCTCTTTGCCTGACTTTGCAATCTTAGACCATAGAAGTGTTGGCAAAACAGAACATAGAAACTGTTTTTTGTGAACTTACTAAGAGCTCTTAAAGAAATGCCACACTGTTTCcatattttttaccatttttattgaTTCTTTCCTCAAATTCAGTAAATTAATCAAAGAGGCCAAAGCCCATGTCATCATCAGATTCTTCAgactcctctttcttctcttccttcttttcttcTGCTGCAGATCACAAAATGGAATCAGTTTCACATTTCTAAAGAGCTGAGGGATTGCATTTGAGGCTTATGTTCGTACCTGCCTGCTACATCATATAACTGAAGTTAAGTACAGGATTTAACTGGCAGATAAGGATCCAATTCAACAGTTAAGTATGACGGAAGATGAAtgattgaataaaaatgtattacttacCGGCAGGAGCTTCCCCAGCcgctgcacctgcagctcctgcagctgagGGAGCAGCTACAGCACCACCTGCTGGCACGGAGGCCAACTTCGACAGGcctacacacaaaacaaatatggaGTCAATTTCATCTAACCATCTTCAGAGAAAAATATTATCAGGGCCACCCACTTTGCTGTATTGTAGTGGACATTGTAATTAAAAGCATTTGATAAGTAAAAAGGagacaaaatcaacaaaactaaatatttacctCCATTCATGACTTCATTAACATCTTTTCCATTTAATTCACTGATGACCTATAGGCACACAGACAACAGggtgaaaacaaagcattttattGCAGCTTCTATACACCTTTTTACTTTTATGAGCACATTACTGACATCAATGTTAACTTACAAATGAAAAGGGCAAATAATTAGACAGTAAACCCAGTTTTCTCACCTTGTTCAGGCAGTCGTCATTGGCCTCAATTCCAACGCTGCCAAGGATGCTTTTGATATCCTTGGATGAGGGGCTAGCGTTGCCACCGAGCACAGCAAGCAGGTAAGCAGCCACGTAACGCATTCTGCAGGTAGGAAGAAAAAGTAGATCTATGTGACATATTCCACTTTGCTTAAACCTCTGCTCATCTCATTCGTTTAGCTGTCTCAAACTCCAGGATAACTgtctatacatacacacagatgcatatatttgttgtgtattttcagTAATTCCACATACTCTGCAAATAAATCGTTCTACTTAACCCAGCAAAACTGGATATTCAAATCGCACCGCTCTTCTCTCAATTAGCCGTACAAGTTGTGACTGAAAACCTAAAAACACGTGGACAAGGCGAAAACTATAGTGGTAATCTGCTAAATCGGCTCAAACGTTTGCTTGATACTACTGACTTCAAAAGTATCTGCAGCTCAAATATATGCCTGGAAGCAAGGCACGTTCGCATTcaactagccagctagcgagCGACTGCCGATCGTGCAATAGCACACACGTAGCTACCAACCCTGTACAGTCAATTCTGCCGCTAGTCAATAATTATCATTAGACGAAACAGTTACCGTGatattctgaaatttaaaaacGAATGAACTACATAACGACGGCAAAGTTTCGGTAATTGCCCCATGTTGTATGTTTTGCATTAGccggctaacgttagctacactGCTAGGGTATCCACTGAACAAGCTGCTCAACACGTGCTAATATGGAGCATGTTTTAGATTGTCAACTAGCTGCTTTAATAgttaattcaacattttttcatatgtggTTGTGTTTTCATCGTTACAGCCGCCATTACAGTATTGATATTTGTCGGTTTAATCAATTCATAGTGTCCGGAATTGTACCCACTTTAAGCCTGTAAAAGACACGAAACGCCGGCACGGCTCAAGATTCAGGCAGAAAGAAAGACCGCGGCGCAGGTCACATGTTTTGTTCCTCACACGCATGTCAAAGGtcaggaaaatattttgtatagATATTTTCATCTAAAACAATTTTTGGATTCGGTTTTAGAtataaataattgtgtttttatcacTATTTTGAAATTTGCGTTGATGAGTCGAtaatttagaaataaaaaatatgagcATGCGCACtagtacaaaaatgaaagacgCCAGGGGTGTGTGAAGTTTCCCTTGATTACGGTTTCCAAGGTGATTACAAGTAACGCTCAGACTAGGGAATGGGGCGACATTAGTGTCTGTCATTGTCACTGTTACTGATTAACATCTTTGAGCAACTGTCAAAGATCTAGGCTTGCACTCATTAGTTCTCTTAACTCGCATATGTGGTCGAAactttaattttgaaaaagaaatatacatataaaggCGCAACTGACCCCTTTCTTTTCAGGTATAAAATAAGTAATGATCGTTTAAGGCTGAAGCACATCATgctgaaatgtatcattttgcAATGCTTAATTGTATATAACATCATTTCATATACCCCAAGTCTTTTTAAACACTGTTGTATTCCATGGAAAACATAGGGATCAGCTATAAAATGACTGCTGGTGTTTTGACTTGACATGGTCACAATTCATTTTGACAATCTGCActttataaaaaaacaatgctgtctCCTCCTTTTGCAGAATTTGTGGCCTCTGTTTTAGGATCTGAATCTTCAAAGAGGGAAGCAATGATGTTCAGTCAAAGTTGAGGGTGTGGCAATGGGAacagcccctcccctttctcctgtGTGGTTTAGACTGGATCCTCATGTGCCACATCTTGTAGATATCTAGAAGCACCAAGAGTGAGAGGATGAGGACATGAGATAAAACACCCTCTCTttgagaaccccccccccccccccctacacacacacacacacacattcaccacctgaacacacaccacCTGCACCTAAATCTCCCCTGCTTCCCAGCTTTCACCATCACTGAGTCCTTTAAGACCATCTCTTCATGCACAGCTCCAGTAGTCAGGGTGATAATAGAACCATGAGGTGTAGTGGCAGGGAGCAGGTGCTGGTAAAGGCTAATGGTACAATTCCTAGGTGAGGATTGCTTTAGTACCCTTGAAAAGGACACTTAACCCTAATTTCTTCATCCAGTTGTATACATGGATGATATTTAATAAATACCAATTAGATAGAGACATCTGCTCAGTTTCTATGTATGAACTATGGTGATGAAGTCCCTCCAGACAAATTCATCTTAATAAGTGGTGTTCCGAGTCTTAGaagttctttatttttttgttttctcatcaGTGACATCCTGCTTTGATGTGAGGAGGGTTACTTGACTAAACAATGTCCTTTCTCTACGGGACCAGTTATGTCTAGTATGCCTCTTGATACTGTACCTCCACATTAATTGGCTATTTTCCCATGGGTGAGGTGCAGGCAGTCAGTAACTCGCTCTTCCTATATCGGGCTACAGAGAGCGGTGTTCCTGAAACAGTTGCTCAGCATgcctttttcagtttcagttcccCCTTCAATGGTGCAGTTGTACAGTTAGAATGGCGTAACGATTGTTTCTGACTGAACACAGACGCAATGTGCGATCGCTTCTACAAAAGTGAATGAAGGCTCTGTGGTATTTCTCATACTGTGACCGGGGCCCCACCCTCCGCAGAGTGAACCTGTGGCAGGTTGGAGAAAGGCACAGGGGTTAGGTGCATGAGTGATGATTCTGAGAGTGGCTGTCAGATCTGGCAGCCCGGCAGGAATTCCCCAGTGGGTCAGGTGACACTGCGGGGTATTGTATTGCAAAACGATGAAGGAAACCACAATGAGGAACAGTATAGTAATGTCATCACAACACAAGTTAATATGCCACTGTAAAACGAATAGAAAAGGGTGTAAACAATGATCCCAGTGATGTGTTAATTCCCCTCATCCCAAAAGCAGTATATAAATGCTGCTACAAAATTCcctaaaaatgtgtatatttgtcaaaATAGCACATTGAATGATTGCACCATTCATAAATGTTAGTCCGTACACAATGcaaattgtcatttttgtgttgaGACACTAcatacacaattttaaaaaattgttaaaCTCATTTCACCGTATTTATTCATATCGgtcacactttttctttttcttttatacaaaagttagaaaaaaacaacaggctCAGTTTATGAGGACACTCAATATTTACAGAGAAACAAGAGAAATCACTCAAAGTtatgtatactgtacattaacTATGTCAAGgatttatactgtatatcccaTGTTTGATATCTTTAGTTTGATATCAATGATGCtatattgattttattattggGTTATTATTTGGACAGCAAAGCTATGAAACAGGACACTGCT
This portion of the Megalops cyprinoides isolate fMegCyp1 chromosome 7, fMegCyp1.pri, whole genome shotgun sequence genome encodes:
- the LOC118781007 gene encoding 60S acidic ribosomal protein P2-like, which produces MRYVAAYLLAVLGGNASPSSKDIKSILGSVGIEANDDCLNKVISELNGKDVNEVMNGGLSKLASVPAGGAVAAPSAAGAAGAAAGEAPAAEEKKEEKKEESEESDDDMGFGLFD